From Meiothermus sp. CFH 77666, one genomic window encodes:
- the hemE gene encoding uroporphyrinogen decarboxylase — protein MNTVQNPTTTSLFLRAAWGEDTPHAPIWLMRQAGRYLPEYRAIKEKASFWEMVRTPELAAEITLQPLQRFPLDAAILFSDIMTPLPAMGVEIAFSPGPVVAQPLRSLAQIEALQLPPGEEIAPFVAEALKQVRRALAGREVATIGFAGAPLTLATYLIEGAGSKDYEVFRAFLRQEPSAAHRLLEKLTELTLRYLKMQIAAGAQAVQLFDSWAGLHDARTYRTFGLPYNRAVLEGLAGLSVPRLYLAVGASHLYPTLAELPCEAISVDWRVPLNEIRPLWPGRTLQGNLDPTTLLAPPEVITREALQVLRAGRGGPHIFNLGHGVLRTTPPEHVAHLVEVVHQYNRHQEEPA, from the coding sequence GTGAACACCGTACAAAACCCCACCACCACCTCCCTCTTTCTCCGGGCCGCCTGGGGCGAGGATACCCCCCACGCCCCCATCTGGCTAATGCGGCAGGCCGGACGTTACCTGCCCGAGTACCGGGCCATCAAGGAAAAGGCCTCTTTTTGGGAGATGGTACGCACCCCGGAGCTGGCCGCCGAGATTACCCTGCAGCCCCTGCAACGCTTCCCGCTAGACGCAGCCATTCTCTTCAGCGACATCATGACCCCCCTGCCTGCCATGGGGGTGGAGATTGCCTTTAGCCCCGGCCCGGTAGTAGCCCAGCCCCTGCGAAGTCTGGCCCAGATAGAAGCACTGCAACTGCCGCCAGGCGAGGAAATTGCCCCCTTCGTGGCCGAGGCCCTGAAGCAGGTGCGGCGGGCCCTGGCTGGTCGCGAGGTAGCCACCATTGGCTTTGCCGGAGCCCCCCTGACCCTGGCCACCTACCTGATCGAAGGGGCGGGCTCTAAGGACTACGAGGTGTTCCGGGCCTTCTTGCGACAAGAACCCTCCGCCGCGCACCGACTGCTGGAAAAGCTGACCGAGCTCACCCTGCGCTACCTCAAAATGCAAATAGCGGCCGGCGCCCAGGCCGTTCAGCTCTTCGACTCCTGGGCCGGGCTGCACGACGCCCGCACCTACCGTACCTTTGGCCTGCCCTATAACCGCGCCGTTCTGGAAGGCCTGGCGGGCCTGAGCGTCCCCAGGTTGTACCTGGCCGTAGGGGCCAGCCACCTCTACCCCACCCTGGCCGAACTGCCCTGCGAGGCCATCAGCGTGGACTGGCGCGTGCCCCTGAACGAAATTCGCCCGCTCTGGCCAGGCCGCACGCTGCAAGGCAACCTGGATCCCACCACTCTTCTAGCGCCCCCCGAGGTGATCACCCGAGAGGCCCTGCAGGTGCTGCGAGCCGGGCGAGGCGGCCCCCACATTTTCAATCTGGGGCATGGGGTCTTGCGGACCACGCCCCCCGAGCACGTCGCCCATCTGGTCGAAGTCGTTCATCAGTACAACCGCCACCAAGAGGAACCCGCATGA
- a CDS encoding chlorite dismutase family protein gives MSEKETRDYKEKETRRMVDLDPAGLVSRKAPDQAKRQFMNYAFFKLNPEFRRQSREFIEAAKAEFAEVCERWAARGQGFILRSYSLVGLRADADFMLWRISFQVPDFQAMQRELNRTALAGYLSQPYSFLSMQKRSIYVDRFNPEGEGVQLLPGQGQYLFVYPFIKTRPWYDLSPQARQGMMDEHIYVSAPFTGVTLNTSYSYGIDDQEFVVAFDSNYPQEFVDLVQRLRFTEASQYTLRDTPMFTCVKKELREILDDLA, from the coding sequence ATGAGTGAGAAAGAAACCCGCGACTACAAGGAAAAAGAAACCCGACGCATGGTAGACCTGGACCCCGCCGGCCTGGTGAGCCGCAAGGCCCCCGACCAGGCCAAGCGGCAGTTCATGAACTACGCCTTCTTCAAGCTAAACCCGGAGTTCCGTCGGCAAAGCCGCGAGTTCATCGAAGCCGCCAAGGCCGAGTTTGCCGAGGTGTGCGAGCGCTGGGCGGCCAGGGGCCAGGGCTTTATCCTGCGCTCATACAGCCTGGTGGGCCTGCGGGCCGATGCAGACTTCATGCTCTGGCGCATCAGCTTCCAGGTGCCCGACTTCCAGGCCATGCAACGGGAGCTGAACCGTACTGCCCTGGCCGGCTACCTGAGCCAGCCTTACTCCTTCCTTTCCATGCAGAAACGCTCCATCTATGTGGACCGCTTCAACCCCGAAGGCGAGGGCGTCCAGCTTCTGCCAGGGCAGGGGCAGTATCTGTTTGTCTACCCGTTCATCAAAACCCGCCCCTGGTACGACCTTTCGCCGCAGGCCCGACAGGGCATGATGGACGAGCACATCTACGTATCGGCCCCCTTCACCGGCGTTACCCTCAACACCTCTTACTCCTACGGCATTGACGACCAGGAGTTTGTGGTGGCTTTCGACTCCAACTACCCCCAGGAGTTTGTAGACCTGGTGCAGCGTTTACGCTTCACCGAGGCCAGCCAGTACACCCTGCGCGACACCCCAATGTTCACCTGCGTCAAGAAGGAGCTTCGGGAGATATTGGACGATCTGGCCTGA
- the hemG gene encoding protoporphyrinogen oxidase: MAHLVVVGGGAAGLSAAYYARQAAPDLAITLLEADTRLGGKIFTVAEGGFVLEGGPDAVVRYKPWALELMRELGLESRIVGTTPARPSALIHNGEQALPIPAGLQMVVPGDLRALAQSPLLSPLGKARALLDLILPRRTGNDEAFGAFIERRLGRQVWEQLVAPLSGGIYGGDPYELSTQAAFPQLVALEQQHGSLIRGAIAQRKTRGSREAGQLFASLEGGLGTLVKALEAQLTGVSLRLGVRVVGLERKGNWLVHTPEGTLHADAVVLATPAGVAGELLANLHPEAAQALQAIPYGSSATVSLAFDKAQLPPRVGHGLLMSLGQGFSARGFTWSDQKWAGRAPEGFGLVRAYFSGVEASPDELVKLALHDLERLWGRLPKPLHTWVFHWPLGLPRYTVGHLERVAQALQAEALPGLFLAGAAYHGVGLPEVVRMGREAAHKAVRFLSDLPQPQKLA; encoded by the coding sequence ATGGCGCATCTGGTGGTGGTGGGAGGCGGAGCGGCTGGCCTCTCGGCGGCCTACTACGCACGCCAGGCCGCGCCCGACCTGGCCATTACCCTGCTCGAGGCCGACACCCGCTTAGGCGGGAAAATTTTCACTGTGGCCGAGGGCGGCTTTGTACTGGAAGGCGGGCCCGATGCGGTGGTGCGTTATAAGCCCTGGGCGCTCGAGCTGATGCGCGAGCTGGGGCTGGAAAGCCGCATCGTGGGCACCACGCCCGCCAGGCCTTCGGCGCTCATCCACAATGGCGAGCAGGCGCTGCCGATTCCCGCAGGCTTGCAGATGGTGGTGCCGGGCGACCTGCGGGCACTGGCGCAGAGCCCGCTCCTGAGCCCTCTGGGCAAGGCTCGAGCCCTCCTCGACCTGATCCTTCCCAGAAGAACGGGGAACGACGAGGCTTTTGGCGCCTTCATCGAGCGTCGGCTGGGGCGGCAGGTCTGGGAGCAGCTGGTAGCCCCACTCTCGGGCGGCATTTACGGGGGCGACCCCTACGAGCTTTCAACCCAGGCTGCTTTCCCGCAGCTTGTGGCCCTCGAGCAGCAACACGGTAGTCTGATCCGGGGAGCCATCGCCCAGCGTAAGACCCGGGGCAGCCGCGAAGCCGGGCAGTTGTTCGCTTCCCTCGAGGGCGGTCTGGGCACACTGGTGAAAGCGCTGGAGGCCCAGCTGACCGGGGTGAGCCTGCGGCTCGGTGTCCGCGTGGTGGGGCTCGAGCGGAAGGGGAACTGGCTGGTTCACACCCCAGAAGGCACACTTCATGCCGATGCTGTCGTGCTGGCTACCCCCGCGGGGGTTGCGGGAGAGCTGCTGGCAAACCTGCACCCCGAAGCTGCTCAGGCGCTGCAAGCAATTCCCTACGGCAGTTCGGCCACCGTCAGCCTTGCCTTCGATAAGGCGCAACTGCCGCCTCGCGTTGGCCACGGCCTCTTGATGAGCCTGGGCCAGGGCTTCAGCGCACGGGGCTTTACCTGGAGTGACCAGAAGTGGGCAGGACGGGCCCCCGAAGGCTTTGGGCTGGTGCGGGCCTATTTTTCCGGGGTCGAAGCCAGCCCGGACGAACTGGTTAAGTTAGCGCTGCATGACCTCGAGCGGCTCTGGGGAAGGTTACCCAAGCCCCTCCATACCTGGGTGTTCCACTGGCCGCTGGGCCTGCCCCGCTACACCGTGGGGCATCTGGAGCGCGTGGCCCAGGCCCTGCAGGCTGAAGCGCTGCCGGGACTTTTCCTCGCCGGTGCCGCCTACCACGGCGTCGGCCTGCCGGAGGTCGTGCGCATGGGTCGGGAAGCTGCCCACAAAGCGGTTCGCTTTCTGAGTGACTTACCCCAGCCTCAAAAACTGGCTTAA
- a CDS encoding response regulator transcription factor produces the protein MKPKVLLVEDEPTLAQALADNLEGEGYAMQIAPDGQAALERWAAWNPDLVVLDVMLPKLDGLEVCRQMRAAGYSTPVLFLSAKGQPEDRVEGLRVGGDDYLGKPFHLPEFLLRVKNLLRRREETRAAPTYTFAGHQIDFRAWTVRLRDGRKELLGEREMAILRLLIERAGEVVSRDEILDRVWGQEVFPSSRTIDNFVVRLRRLFEPDPQNPQHFHTVWGVGYRFTPEPEPPTEPAHR, from the coding sequence GTGAAACCCAAAGTGCTTTTAGTGGAAGATGAGCCGACCCTGGCCCAGGCCTTGGCCGACAACCTCGAGGGTGAAGGCTACGCTATGCAGATCGCCCCCGACGGCCAGGCCGCCTTGGAGCGCTGGGCGGCGTGGAACCCCGACCTGGTAGTGCTCGACGTGATGCTACCGAAGCTGGATGGCCTCGAGGTCTGCCGCCAGATGCGCGCAGCCGGCTACAGCACCCCGGTGCTGTTCCTCTCGGCCAAAGGTCAGCCCGAAGACCGCGTGGAGGGGCTAAGGGTGGGGGGCGACGACTACCTGGGCAAGCCGTTCCACCTGCCGGAGTTTTTGCTGCGGGTCAAAAACCTCCTGCGCCGCCGCGAGGAAACCCGCGCAGCACCTACCTATACCTTTGCCGGCCACCAGATAGACTTCCGCGCCTGGACGGTTCGGCTGCGGGATGGCCGCAAGGAGCTGCTGGGTGAGCGCGAGATGGCCATTCTGCGGCTCTTGATTGAGCGGGCCGGCGAGGTAGTAAGCCGCGACGAGATTCTGGACCGGGTCTGGGGCCAGGAGGTCTTCCCCAGCAGCCGCACCATAGACAACTTTGTGGTACGCCTGCGCCGGCTTTTCGAGCCCGACCCGCAAAACCCCCAGCACTTCCACACCGTCTGGGGGGTGGGGTACCGCTTCACCCCCGAACCCGAACCCCCCACTGAGCCCGCACATCGCTAA
- the hemH gene encoding ferrochelatase codes for MNVLLMAYGTPYRQEEILPYYTDIRRGRPPSEALLQELEERYHLIGRSPLNEITFAQAVRLEAALNATLPLYPTPLRASPGARVRGPARVYHGTKHWHPFIAEAVRAMAEDGVRQAVGIVAAPHFSARSIAEYREKVEATLAELGHPLEFRLVEEYYDHPGYLQAVANRVLEQLWRLRKPEQALYLFTAHSIPEKAAQDGRYQAQVRATAELVARALNLTHWDTAWQSAGRTPEPWIGPDVNEKLEEARALGFSEVVVTAVGFPSDHLEVFYDLDYEAQNTAARLGLRLLRTRSLNADPDYIEVLRDLVLREWARFSAPVRGV; via the coding sequence ATGAACGTTCTGCTGATGGCCTATGGCACCCCCTACCGTCAAGAAGAGATTTTGCCTTACTACACCGATATCCGCCGCGGACGGCCGCCGAGCGAAGCGCTGTTGCAAGAGCTGGAGGAGCGCTACCATCTGATTGGCCGCAGCCCCCTGAACGAGATTACCTTTGCCCAGGCGGTGCGCCTCGAGGCCGCTCTGAACGCCACCCTCCCGCTTTACCCCACCCCCCTCAGGGCTTCTCCCGGTGCCAGGGTGCGGGGCCCTGCTCGCGTCTACCACGGCACCAAGCACTGGCACCCCTTCATTGCCGAGGCGGTGCGGGCCATGGCCGAGGACGGGGTCAGGCAGGCCGTAGGCATTGTGGCGGCCCCGCACTTCTCGGCCCGCAGCATTGCCGAGTACCGGGAGAAGGTAGAAGCTACCCTTGCCGAGCTGGGTCACCCACTGGAATTCCGCCTGGTCGAGGAGTACTACGACCACCCCGGCTACCTTCAGGCGGTGGCTAACCGCGTGCTGGAGCAGCTCTGGCGGCTGCGGAAGCCAGAGCAGGCGCTCTACCTGTTCACCGCCCACTCCATCCCCGAAAAGGCGGCCCAGGATGGGCGTTACCAGGCTCAGGTACGCGCTACTGCCGAGTTGGTGGCTCGGGCGCTAAACCTCACGCACTGGGACACCGCCTGGCAGTCGGCAGGCCGCACCCCGGAGCCCTGGATTGGCCCCGATGTCAACGAAAAACTGGAGGAGGCCAGGGCCCTGGGGTTCAGCGAGGTGGTGGTGACCGCGGTAGGGTTTCCTTCGGATCACCTCGAGGTCTTCTACGACCTCGACTACGAAGCGCAAAACACCGCTGCCCGGCTGGGCCTCCGCCTCCTACGCACCCGCAGCCTGAATGCCGACCCCGACTACATCGAGGTGCTGCGCGACCTGGTGCTGCGCGAATGGGCCCGCTTTAGCGCCCCCGTGAGGGGGGTCTGA